The Bacteroidota bacterium genome includes a region encoding these proteins:
- a CDS encoding mannose-1-phosphate guanylyltransferase — protein MSLYAVIMAGGVGSRFWPRSRQAQPKQFLDVFGASSMIQNTFARLQPMIPAEHVFVVTNTKYVEQTREHLPAVPPENILAEPIARNTAPCIAFAAATIRALDPDATMVVLPADHLIDKPARFHAVLDAAVAKAQTPGALVTIGIEPTHPETGYGYIQYDTTQAAGGDGAAGPQAFPVKTFAEKPDLPTAERFLDSGDFLWNSGMFIWRADSILASMAQHLPEVHACFAGIGTPADTTEDQVRDAYERSPKISIDYGIMERADDVHVVPGSFGWSDVGDWRAVYERSAKDDAGNATDGDVIAHNSSRCYARSADRLVVLVGVRDLAVVDTDDAVLVCNLDATQQVKHIVDYLGAHRMDEFV, from the coding sequence ATGTCCCTCTATGCCGTGATCATGGCTGGCGGCGTCGGTAGCCGCTTCTGGCCACGCAGCCGCCAGGCCCAACCCAAGCAGTTCCTCGATGTCTTCGGCGCCTCGTCGATGATCCAGAACACGTTCGCGCGGCTCCAGCCGATGATCCCCGCCGAGCACGTGTTCGTGGTCACCAACACGAAGTACGTCGAGCAGACGCGCGAGCACCTCCCGGCCGTCCCGCCCGAGAACATCCTCGCCGAGCCCATCGCGCGCAACACGGCCCCGTGCATCGCCTTTGCCGCCGCGACGATCCGCGCGCTCGACCCCGACGCGACGATGGTCGTGCTCCCCGCCGACCACCTCATCGACAAGCCCGCGCGCTTCCACGCCGTCCTCGACGCCGCCGTCGCGAAGGCCCAGACGCCCGGCGCGCTCGTCACCATCGGCATCGAGCCGACGCACCCTGAGACGGGCTACGGCTACATTCAGTACGACACCACGCAGGCCGCGGGCGGCGACGGCGCAGCCGGGCCGCAGGCCTTCCCCGTGAAAACCTTCGCCGAGAAGCCCGACTTGCCCACCGCCGAGCGCTTCCTCGACTCGGGCGACTTTCTTTGGAACTCGGGCATGTTCATCTGGCGCGCCGACTCCATCCTCGCGTCGATGGCGCAGCACCTCCCAGAGGTCCACGCCTGTTTCGCTGGGATCGGCACCCCGGCTGACACCACCGAAGACCAGGTCCGCGACGCGTACGAGCGCAGCCCCAAAATTTCCATCGACTATGGCATCATGGAGCGCGCCGACGACGTGCACGTGGTGCCCGGCAGCTTCGGCTGGAGCGACGTGGGCGACTGGCGCGCGGTCTACGAGCGCTCGGCCAAAGACGACGCGGGCAACGCCACCGACGGCGACGTGATCGCCCACAATTCGAGCCGCTGCTACGCCCGGTCTGCCGACCGCCTCGTGGTGCTCGTGGGCGTGCGCGACCTCGCCGTCGTGGACACCGACGACGCCGTTCTCGTCTGCAACCTCGACGCAACACAGCAGGTGAAGCACATCGTCGACTACCTCGGCGCGCACCGGATGGACGAGTTCGTGTAG
- a CDS encoding glycosyltransferase, with translation MADHLPDLAASRPVVHVTTVHPLRDPRIAAKAVPSLRAAGFDARLMARHTHSETIRMRVAGGVADVPVVALPRPGSAGGRPSALERVLVQRTVWQKLAALRPALIHLHDPELLPLGWRVQRRLGARVVYDRHEAYDRRPGPAGRALSRLERWAFGWLDRTVIAEASYAAALPLGTPHTLVRNHALAPATLPLPKTLPTGETPLRLVYAGTVSEARGLTTMLTALRLAREAGHTWHLTLVGRAPLAAERTRAEAFLRAHALHDHVTLDGWTAFVSPEAMAPHLAAAHVGLCMLTPRPNYVGSMPTKLYDYLQHALPFVCSDVPLWHDFATETRAGLTCRPDDPAALVDAIERLVADAYAGYTSGAAEAAPQYRWDTEAAKLVALYRDLLATG, from the coding sequence GTGGCCGACCATTTGCCAGACCTAGCTGCATCGCGCCCGGTCGTGCACGTCACGACGGTGCACCCGCTGCGTGACCCGCGCATTGCTGCAAAAGCGGTGCCGAGCCTACGTGCGGCCGGGTTTGATGCACGGCTCATGGCGCGGCACACGCACTCGGAAACGATCCGCATGCGCGTCGCGGGTGGCGTGGCCGATGTGCCGGTCGTAGCGCTGCCGCGTCCAGGCAGTGCAGGGGGCCGCCCTTCGGCGCTGGAGCGGGTGCTCGTGCAGCGCACCGTGTGGCAGAAGCTCGCAGCGCTGCGTCCCGCCCTGATCCACCTCCACGACCCCGAACTGCTCCCGCTCGGGTGGCGCGTGCAGCGTCGCCTCGGAGCGCGCGTCGTCTACGACCGCCACGAGGCCTACGACCGTCGGCCCGGTCCCGCTGGGCGTGCTCTGTCTCGCCTGGAGCGCTGGGCGTTCGGCTGGCTTGACCGCACGGTGATTGCCGAGGCGTCGTACGCCGCTGCGCTGCCGCTCGGTACGCCGCATACGCTCGTCCGCAACCACGCGCTGGCACCGGCCACGCTGCCCCTGCCGAAGACGTTGCCGACCGGCGAGACGCCGTTGCGTCTGGTGTACGCCGGGACGGTCTCCGAAGCACGTGGCCTCACGACGATGCTCACGGCGCTGCGGCTGGCGCGCGAGGCAGGGCACACTTGGCACCTCACGCTTGTCGGGCGCGCGCCGCTCGCAGCAGAGCGTACCCGCGCCGAGGCGTTTCTGCGCGCCCACGCGCTGCACGACCACGTCACGCTCGACGGCTGGACTGCGTTCGTGTCGCCTGAGGCGATGGCCCCGCACCTTGCCGCGGCCCACGTGGGGCTGTGCATGCTCACGCCGCGCCCGAACTACGTGGGCTCGATGCCGACGAAGCTCTACGACTACCTCCAGCATGCGTTGCCCTTCGTCTGCTCGGACGTTCCGCTGTGGCACGACTTCGCCACCGAAACCCGCGCGGGCCTCACGTGCCGTCCCGATGACCCCGCCGCGCTCGTCGATGCGATCGAACGACTCGTGGCGGACGCCTACGCTGGGTATACGAGCGGGGCCGCCGAAGCGGCCCCGCAGTATCGCTGGGACACGGAGGCCGCGAAGCTCGTCGCGCTCTACCGCGATCTGCTCGCAACTGGCTGA
- a CDS encoding proprotein convertase P-domain-containing protein, translated as MRPTTVLSSLAYVLLLALSFAAPARAQSEARPASFHAPTATFSEVERIALPSFDNDALLARDEAQSERQRTAGTPTAQRFAEPVAMALDARTRGTWEALADGRQVWRLRVTSPGAYSLNVGFSQFRLPEGATLWLYPTGEAPLFRAFTAADNEQHGELWTPVVPGDDLTIEVNLPRSKTGQAPNFDLEIGQIAHAYRPFGLTAEQRQQYDRQNGRVASGSCNVDVVCPEGDDYRNIIRSSGAYTRGGTDICSGAAINNALEDGRPLFLTANHCGNSTGNASSIVIYWNYQNSTCRPVGSPASGGPGDGPLSQFNSGTRLLGSAANSDWALLEMDDPFDPSHNVYLSGWDRRDIAPASVVAIHHPNVEEKRISFEDDPTTITSYLSDTVDPNAAYIRVDDWDLGTTEGGSSGSPIYNADQQIVGQLHGGFAACGNDDPDWYGRMFRSMAGGLDDFLDPAGSGVETLGGREAGQGVAAALTASTTQASAGETVRLSLTVNNFTDGDANGATFATTLPAGLVYAGNADTSVGTVSEAGGTVTWDFGIAGGGASTLSFDVALTDAASGTLRILGTVSQSLLDAPLQVVTRIEVFQAADQTFTSTRSYALPDDGCPSLGGTTLDVASSFSWGELKVGVVIAHTYRGDLRVQLESPAGTIVNLLDRPGAGTFGTGAANLDALFSDSGTADLFGTSGDHNPGAPFYEFEGRPEQGGPGTTGVGTLASFNGEDPRGTWTLRACDGAGQDTGSLEQWALLFYGVGVDAEDEAPLPEAFSLSAAYPNPFTESATLALRVRDAQEVRAEVYDPLGRRVRVLHDGPVAANASQTLTLDAATLPSGLYVVRVVGETFAATETVLLVR; from the coding sequence ATGCGCCCCACTACGGTACTGTCCTCTCTGGCCTACGTCCTTCTTCTCGCGCTCAGCTTCGCTGCGCCCGCTCGTGCCCAATCGGAGGCCCGCCCAGCGAGCTTCCACGCGCCGACCGCGACCTTCTCAGAAGTCGAACGCATCGCTCTCCCCTCGTTCGACAACGACGCGTTGCTCGCGCGTGACGAGGCACAGTCCGAACGGCAGCGCACAGCCGGTACGCCGACGGCGCAGCGCTTCGCCGAGCCCGTGGCGATGGCGCTCGACGCGCGCACCCGAGGCACCTGGGAAGCCCTCGCCGATGGCCGCCAGGTGTGGCGGCTCCGCGTGACGTCGCCCGGCGCCTACTCGCTCAACGTGGGCTTCTCGCAGTTCCGACTCCCCGAGGGCGCGACGCTCTGGCTCTACCCCACCGGCGAGGCGCCCCTCTTCCGCGCCTTCACCGCTGCCGACAACGAGCAGCACGGCGAGCTGTGGACGCCCGTCGTGCCGGGTGATGACCTCACGATCGAGGTCAATCTCCCCCGCTCCAAGACGGGGCAGGCGCCCAACTTCGATCTGGAGATCGGGCAGATCGCCCACGCCTATCGCCCGTTCGGGCTGACCGCCGAGCAGCGCCAGCAGTATGACCGCCAGAACGGCCGCGTCGCCTCCGGCTCGTGCAACGTGGACGTGGTATGCCCCGAGGGCGACGACTACCGCAACATTATCCGCTCGTCCGGGGCCTACACCCGCGGCGGCACCGACATCTGCTCCGGTGCAGCCATCAACAACGCGCTGGAGGACGGCCGGCCGCTCTTCCTCACCGCTAACCACTGCGGCAACAGCACCGGCAACGCGTCGAGCATTGTGATCTACTGGAACTACCAGAACTCGACGTGCCGCCCCGTCGGCTCGCCGGCAAGCGGCGGCCCCGGCGACGGCCCGCTGTCTCAGTTCAACAGCGGCACGCGCCTCCTCGGCTCTGCCGCCAATTCTGACTGGGCGCTCCTCGAAATGGACGATCCGTTCGATCCAAGCCACAACGTCTACCTCTCCGGCTGGGACCGCCGCGACATCGCGCCCGCCTCGGTCGTCGCCATCCACCACCCGAACGTGGAAGAAAAGCGTATCTCGTTTGAGGACGACCCCACCACCATCACGTCCTACCTCAGCGACACCGTCGACCCCAACGCCGCCTACATCCGCGTGGACGACTGGGACCTCGGGACCACCGAAGGCGGCTCCTCGGGCTCGCCGATCTACAACGCCGACCAGCAGATCGTAGGCCAGCTCCACGGCGGCTTTGCAGCCTGCGGCAACGACGACCCTGACTGGTACGGCCGCATGTTCCGCTCGATGGCCGGCGGCCTCGACGATTTCCTCGACCCGGCGGGTAGCGGCGTCGAAACGCTCGGCGGGCGCGAAGCCGGCCAGGGCGTCGCTGCAGCCCTCACAGCGAGCACAACGCAGGCCTCGGCCGGTGAGACGGTGCGCCTCTCGCTGACCGTCAACAACTTCACCGACGGCGATGCCAACGGCGCCACCTTCGCGACGACGCTACCGGCAGGGCTCGTCTATGCGGGCAACGCCGACACGTCCGTCGGTACCGTCAGCGAGGCAGGTGGCACCGTCACCTGGGACTTCGGCATCGCAGGGGGTGGCGCTTCTACGCTCAGCTTCGATGTCGCGCTCACCGACGCCGCGAGCGGCACGCTGCGCATCCTCGGCACGGTCTCGCAGTCGTTGCTCGACGCACCGCTCCAGGTCGTCACCCGCATCGAGGTGTTCCAGGCCGCCGACCAGACCTTCACGAGCACCCGCAGCTATGCGCTCCCGGATGACGGCTGCCCCTCGCTTGGCGGCACCACGCTCGACGTGGCCAGTTCGTTTTCCTGGGGCGAGCTCAAGGTGGGCGTGGTGATCGCCCACACCTATCGCGGTGACCTCCGCGTGCAGCTCGAAAGCCCCGCAGGCACCATCGTGAACCTGCTCGACCGCCCCGGTGCGGGCACCTTCGGCACGGGTGCCGCCAACCTCGACGCGCTCTTCAGCGACAGCGGCACCGCCGACCTGTTCGGCACGTCGGGCGACCACAACCCCGGCGCGCCGTTCTACGAGTTCGAGGGTCGGCCTGAGCAAGGTGGCCCGGGCACAACGGGCGTCGGCACGCTCGCATCGTTCAACGGCGAGGATCCCCGCGGCACGTGGACGCTCCGCGCATGCGACGGCGCGGGTCAGGACACCGGCAGCCTAGAACAGTGGGCGCTGCTCTTCTACGGCGTCGGCGTCGATGCGGAGGACGAGGCGCCGCTGCCGGAGGCGTTCTCGCTGAGCGCTGCCTACCCAAACCCGTTCACGGAGTCGGCCACGCTCGCCCTTCGCGTGCGTGATGCCCAAGAGGTCCGCGCCGAGGTGTACGACCCGCTGGGCCGCCGCGTGCGCGTCCTCCACGACGGACCCGTCGCTGCCAACGCGTCGCAGACGCTCACGCTCGACGCCGCAACGCTGCCGAGCGGGCTCTACGTGGTGCGCGTCGTCGGCGAGACGTTCGCCGCCACCGAGACGGTGCTGCTCGTGCGGTAG
- a CDS encoding type II and III secretion system protein yields MHRVRIPLLLAAAALLLAGGDVAAQTPASGEPLNSVQRPVGPPQLRQAYVPPNQVVSFLPTTTMDQFLAYINPIFARVTGKQVVDPDGRVTPIGVPVSGMFFVDAFEAVLEANSLAYRETERFFVVEAIEVEEGLDATGALSAAAGAELPATARTREIRIDAVIFELNANKARQQGTNWNVLFGQQGGGQQGGGLGNQAGGQQGGNLGNNAVPQFSVNTSFFEALDAIIKGPDRMELGTLTRLFRVFEERGLGETVATPSVTVMSEQTGSIQSGVNIPINVQDFQGNTVTQFVNTGIIVNVTPTLISDGSDVGADGEPVEFVHMDITVEKSTGRPQGDQIAIATNNVATQRTLIGGEMTLIGGLYSTEESISRRGIPILMDIPLIKHVFSFENKSYIQSELLVVLQATVEEPLRARAETAAETRDIYNREREVVRDRLNRFRPGEGDAFEMIEREDGKRQDANEE; encoded by the coding sequence ATGCACCGCGTCCGAATCCCCCTCCTCCTGGCCGCCGCCGCGCTCCTGCTCGCCGGGGGCGACGTGGCCGCCCAGACCCCCGCCAGCGGGGAGCCGCTCAACAGCGTGCAGCGTCCCGTCGGGCCGCCCCAGTTGCGTCAGGCCTATGTCCCGCCCAACCAGGTCGTCTCGTTCCTGCCGACCACGACCATGGACCAGTTCCTGGCCTACATCAACCCCATCTTCGCGCGGGTGACGGGCAAGCAGGTGGTCGATCCAGACGGGCGCGTGACTCCCATTGGCGTGCCGGTCTCGGGCATGTTCTTCGTGGACGCCTTCGAAGCCGTGCTGGAGGCGAACAGCCTCGCCTATCGCGAGACGGAGCGCTTCTTCGTCGTCGAGGCGATCGAGGTCGAGGAAGGCCTCGATGCCACGGGCGCACTCTCGGCGGCGGCTGGAGCCGAACTGCCCGCCACAGCGCGCACGCGCGAGATCCGCATCGACGCGGTCATCTTCGAGCTGAACGCCAACAAGGCGCGTCAGCAGGGCACCAACTGGAACGTGCTCTTCGGCCAGCAGGGCGGTGGTCAGCAGGGCGGCGGCCTCGGCAACCAGGCTGGCGGCCAGCAGGGCGGCAACCTCGGCAACAACGCGGTGCCGCAGTTCTCGGTCAACACCTCGTTCTTCGAGGCCCTCGATGCCATCATCAAGGGGCCCGACCGCATGGAGCTAGGCACCCTGACGCGCCTCTTCCGCGTCTTTGAGGAGCGCGGCCTCGGCGAGACCGTTGCCACGCCGAGCGTGACCGTGATGAGCGAGCAGACCGGCTCCATCCAGTCGGGCGTCAACATCCCGATCAACGTCCAGGACTTCCAGGGCAACACCGTCACGCAGTTCGTCAACACCGGCATCATTGTGAACGTCACCCCGACGCTCATCTCCGACGGCTCCGACGTGGGCGCCGACGGCGAGCCGGTCGAGTTCGTCCACATGGACATCACCGTCGAGAAGTCGACGGGCCGGCCGCAGGGCGACCAGATCGCGATCGCCACGAACAACGTTGCCACGCAGCGTACGCTCATCGGCGGCGAGATGACGCTCATCGGCGGCCTCTACTCGACCGAGGAGTCGATTTCCCGCCGTGGGATCCCGATCCTGATGGACATCCCGCTCATCAAGCATGTCTTCTCGTTCGAGAACAAGTCCTACATCCAGAGCGAGCTGCTCGTCGTCCTCCAGGCTACGGTAGAGGAGCCGCTCCGCGCTCGCGCCGAGACGGCCGCCGAGACCCGCGACATCTACAACCGAGAGCGCGAGGTCGTCCGCGACCGCCTCAACCGCTTCCGCCCCGGCGAAGGCGACGCGTTCGAGATGATCGAGCGGGAAGACGGCAAGCGTCAGGACGCCAACGAGGAGTAG
- a CDS encoding AI-2E family transporter, producing the protein MRTQSIRHGAFLTLLVLVTLAFLGLILDFLQPVFWAAVLAVLFYPLQWRLARAFGGRAGIAAVLTLLVILGAVILPLFAIGAAMAQEAASLYRRLAAGEFDLQEPIRRFEEALPVVAGYLDRAGVDFERVKAGLSDAALTVSQAAANRAVEFGQGTVTFAVLFGLMLYLLFFFLKDAQRLTAGLVRALPLGDDRERRLFRKFADVSRATIKGTVVVGVVQGTIGGILFASLGLPAPVLWGVVMALASLLPAVGPALVWVPAAILLAAGGQYVAAGIVVGVGVLIIGMADNVLRPILVGRDTEMPDYLILLSTLGGLAAFGLSGVVIGPVIAALFLSVWEMFVEEYGSMDDLPPSGTPPSAPGSTPPAAAPPSDPPPPSGPPPPSDPPPPSDPPPPSDPPPPSDPPPPSGPPPPRPAPSLPTVDTPPSSRLASPPQPGAPPVPPPSAFAPRPSRTQLDVPRSTLPFTATPAELPPPRRSPDAAVIRPIPLPDAPRPSAAALRRQPPAS; encoded by the coding sequence ATGCGGACCCAATCGATCCGGCACGGCGCGTTTCTGACGCTGCTCGTGCTCGTCACGCTCGCCTTTCTGGGCCTGATCCTGGATTTCCTTCAGCCCGTCTTTTGGGCGGCGGTGCTGGCGGTGCTGTTCTACCCGCTCCAATGGCGGCTCGCGCGCGCCTTCGGCGGCCGCGCTGGGATCGCGGCGGTGCTGACGCTGCTCGTGATCCTAGGTGCGGTGATCCTCCCGCTCTTCGCCATCGGGGCGGCCATGGCGCAAGAGGCTGCCAGCCTCTACCGTCGGCTTGCGGCTGGCGAATTCGACCTGCAGGAGCCGATCCGCCGCTTCGAGGAGGCGCTGCCGGTGGTAGCTGGCTACCTCGACCGAGCGGGGGTCGATTTCGAGCGGGTGAAGGCGGGGCTGTCCGACGCGGCGCTCACGGTGAGCCAGGCGGCAGCCAACCGCGCCGTCGAGTTCGGGCAAGGCACGGTCACCTTTGCGGTGCTCTTCGGGCTGATGCTCTACCTGCTGTTCTTCTTCCTGAAGGACGCCCAGCGTCTCACCGCAGGCCTCGTCCGGGCGCTACCGCTGGGCGACGACCGCGAGCGGCGGCTCTTCCGCAAGTTCGCCGACGTGTCGCGCGCGACGATCAAGGGCACCGTGGTGGTGGGCGTCGTGCAAGGCACGATTGGCGGCATCCTGTTCGCTTCGCTCGGACTGCCCGCGCCGGTGCTCTGGGGCGTGGTGATGGCACTCGCCTCGCTGCTGCCAGCGGTCGGCCCGGCGCTGGTGTGGGTTCCCGCCGCGATCCTGCTCGCAGCGGGCGGCCAGTATGTTGCTGCGGGCATCGTCGTCGGGGTGGGCGTGCTCATCATCGGGATGGCCGACAACGTGCTTCGGCCCATTCTCGTGGGCCGCGACACGGAGATGCCGGACTACCTGATCCTGCTCTCGACGCTGGGCGGGCTGGCCGCGTTCGGGCTGTCTGGCGTCGTGATCGGGCCGGTGATCGCCGCCTTGTTCCTGTCCGTCTGGGAGATGTTCGTCGAGGAGTACGGCTCCATGGACGATCTCCCTCCTTCCGGCACACCGCCGTCTGCGCCGGGCTCAACGCCCCCAGCCGCAGCACCGCCGTCCGATCCGCCACCGCCGTCCGGTCCGCCACCGCCGTCCGATCCGCCTCCGCCGTCCGATCCGCCACCGCCGTCCGATCCGCCTCCGCCGTCCGATCCGCCTCCGCCGTCGGGCCCGCCACCGCCTCGACCGGCCCCCTCACTGCCGACTGTCGACACGCCTCCTTCATCTCGACTTGCGTCGCCTCCCCAACCGGGTGCGCCGCCGGTACCTCCACCTTCTGCCTTCGCGCCGCGTCCAAGCCGCACCCAGCTTGACGTCCCGAGAAGCACGCTCCCCTTCACCGCCACGCCTGCCGAGCTCCCACCGCCCCGACGCTCCCCTGACGCTGCGGTAATTCGCCCCATCCCCCTGCCGGACGCTCCACGCCCGAGCGCTGCGGCCCTACGTCGCCAACCTCCGGCCTCATGA
- a CDS encoding PilT/PilU family type 4a pilus ATPase, whose translation MSISNAPQGFHPDVQGTTYVPPSKPNAPAEAQRLRLPKQIRLLARSAPRTLVGVDRLRFYAEHVGRFDPKMTEHLRRYMEQFIGKMIELDASDLDLGGPATAGRVWYRVSGDKKPDAPLGTGSTDETDILILSMLNDRQREDLLKERSADFSYSMDAGGETRRFRATTYFDLFHLGLCMRAINNELRSLKGQGFHPAIIRGMMFSKVRDGLTLVTGVTGSGKSSTLDAVIDANNQDFDGHIVIIGKPVEFMHTPKRCIVRHRDVGSDVHSFKHGVIQALRQDPDIIVIGEMRDPETISSGIEAADTGHKVFSTLHTASAIESIDRIVAEFPPNEQNRIRIRLADTLRCVISQKLAPRLGGGRVLVKEVLWMTPSTKAAIYNDNAGEIYQMMWEGGHLGMTTLEQDLLRLLREKKISRETALNFANNKRRLKQII comes from the coding sequence GTGTCGATCAGCAACGCCCCGCAAGGTTTTCATCCCGACGTTCAAGGGACGACCTACGTCCCGCCGTCGAAGCCGAACGCGCCTGCGGAAGCTCAGCGCCTCCGGCTCCCGAAGCAGATTCGTCTGCTCGCCCGCTCCGCACCCCGCACGCTCGTGGGCGTGGACCGGCTGCGCTTCTATGCCGAGCACGTGGGGCGCTTCGATCCGAAGATGACCGAGCACCTCCGCCGCTACATGGAGCAGTTCATCGGCAAGATGATCGAGCTCGACGCGTCGGACTTGGACTTGGGTGGGCCTGCCACGGCTGGCCGCGTGTGGTACCGCGTCAGCGGCGACAAAAAGCCCGACGCGCCGCTCGGGACCGGCTCCACGGACGAGACCGACATCCTCATCCTGAGCATGCTCAACGACCGCCAGCGCGAGGACCTGCTGAAGGAGCGCTCGGCGGACTTCTCCTACTCCATGGACGCCGGCGGCGAGACGCGCCGCTTCCGAGCGACGACCTACTTCGACCTGTTCCACCTCGGCCTCTGCATGCGCGCGATCAACAACGAGTTGCGCTCGCTCAAAGGGCAGGGCTTCCACCCCGCGATCATCCGTGGGATGATGTTCTCGAAGGTCCGCGACGGCCTCACGCTGGTGACCGGCGTGACCGGCTCCGGTAAGTCGTCCACCCTCGACGCGGTCATCGACGCCAACAACCAGGACTTCGACGGGCACATCGTCATCATCGGCAAGCCGGTCGAGTTCATGCACACGCCGAAGCGGTGCATCGTTCGCCACCGCGATGTCGGCTCCGACGTGCACTCGTTCAAGCACGGCGTCATCCAGGCGCTGCGCCAGGATCCCGACATCATCGTGATCGGGGAGATGCGCGACCCGGAGACCATCTCCTCGGGGATCGAGGCGGCCGACACCGGCCACAAGGTCTTCTCGACGCTGCACACGGCCTCGGCCATCGAGTCCATCGACCGCATCGTGGCGGAGTTTCCGCCCAACGAGCAGAACCGCATCCGCATCCGTCTGGCCGACACGCTCCGCTGCGTGATCTCGCAGAAGCTGGCACCCCGTCTCGGCGGCGGGCGCGTGCTCGTGAAGGAGGTGCTCTGGATGACGCCCTCCACCAAGGCCGCGATCTACAACGACAACGCCGGCGAGATCTACCAGATGATGTGGGAGGGTGGTCACCTCGGCATGACCACTCTGGAGCAGGACCTGCTCCGGCTGCTCCGCGAGAAAAAGATCTCGCGCGAGACGGCGCTCAACTTCGCCAACAACAAGCGGCGCCTCAAACAAATCATTTAG